In the genome of Bradyrhizobium sp. CIAT3101, one region contains:
- a CDS encoding helix-turn-helix transcriptional regulator: MQTPDKLNDGQLSDEQSREVAETIREEIARRRISRQALAEQAKLSLSTLEKALGGRRPFTLATTVRLEQALGVSLRKTTVTPAPVAGNDVAPDSLGSYSHRAVTWLEDVYITLRPSFGDKDAIFAYRTEIVWEPKVSSLVFREGERTDAAYEHTGEVAVPHQSGFIYLVINKHGQHRVITVSRPTVSGAMYGIISTLRAGAGSQLTPVAAPIAYVPARNIADPAVGRIAPDQVNYKLYRDHLRRTVDESFALFLPA; encoded by the coding sequence ATGCAGACGCCGGATAAACTCAACGACGGGCAGCTTTCGGACGAACAAAGCCGCGAGGTTGCGGAGACGATCCGCGAGGAAATCGCAAGGCGCCGGATTTCGCGGCAGGCGCTGGCCGAGCAGGCCAAACTCAGCCTGTCGACGCTGGAGAAGGCGCTCGGCGGCCGCCGCCCGTTTACCCTGGCGACCACGGTCCGGCTCGAGCAGGCGCTGGGCGTGTCCCTGCGCAAGACCACGGTGACGCCAGCGCCCGTGGCAGGCAACGACGTCGCGCCTGACAGCCTCGGCTCCTATTCGCATCGCGCCGTGACCTGGCTGGAAGATGTCTACATCACGCTGCGGCCGTCCTTTGGCGACAAGGATGCGATCTTTGCCTATCGCACCGAGATCGTCTGGGAGCCGAAGGTCTCCTCGCTGGTCTTCCGCGAGGGCGAACGGACCGATGCGGCCTATGAGCACACCGGCGAGGTTGCCGTGCCGCATCAGTCGGGGTTCATCTACCTTGTCATCAACAAGCATGGCCAGCATCGCGTGATCACGGTATCGCGGCCAACCGTGTCCGGCGCGATGTATGGCATCATCTCGACGCTGCGCGCCGGCGCCGGCTCGCAGCTGACGCCGGTCGCGGCACCCATTGCCTATGTGCCGGCACGGAATATCGCCGATCCGGCTGTGGGCCGGATCGCACCGGACCAGGTGAATTACAAGCTGTATCGCGATCACCTTCGGCGTACCGTCGACGAGTCTTTTGCGCTCTTTCTGCCAGCCTGA
- a CDS encoding marine proteobacterial sortase target protein: MDNYDAVDSHEHPWLGRLIKVGLFLLAQSIAVLLVSFVALLVSFETSWSATTEQAGLLQPGDAKSGSLLLKEDGATTEAIRLGIDVDITVSGPTLRTRVTQVFRNPTKDWVEATYVYPLAADGAVDTLKMVVGDRVIVGDIKERQQARVIYEQARRNGQKAALTEQERTNIFTNSVANIGPGETVLVQIEYQEPVHQSGNEYSLRVPLVVGPRYNPAPIVQSVDFRKDGSGWGATSSDPVPDRDRISPPVLDPAKSPPINPTSIAVHLKAGFALGEVKSHHHNVKIESPDNTTRVVTLADGTVPADRDFELTWKPAAEKAPSVGLFREHVGDADYLLAFVTPPAAEQATQKPLPREVVFVIDNSGSMGGTSIEQAKASLLYALGRLQPNDRFNVIRFDDTMDVLFPTSVPADTAHVGEATSFVGALQARGGTEMVPAMRAALTDKIGDTNMVRQIVFLTDGAIGNEQQLFETITAMRGRSHIFMVGIGSAPNTYLMTRASELGRGAFTHIGSVEQVEERMRGLFAKLENPAVTGLTAKFSDAKADVTPAIIPDIYRDEPLVLAAKLDKLAGSLEIKGRVGDRPWSVTLPLQNAAEGKGLSKLWARRKIGDAEVARTLREKTPEDTDKAILALALDHQIVTRLTSLVAVDKTPSRPEGQPLKLSELPINLPAGWDFAKVFGERPQLTPTQLRERRADAGQPAARRPAPVTPDAIRLPKTSTSAVLKMIAGLVMIVLALILFVFNRRQSLLTDAA; encoded by the coding sequence ATGGACAATTACGACGCGGTCGACAGCCACGAACACCCCTGGCTTGGGAGGCTGATCAAGGTCGGCCTGTTCCTTCTGGCGCAAAGCATCGCCGTGCTCCTGGTCAGTTTCGTGGCCCTGCTGGTGAGCTTCGAGACCTCCTGGTCGGCGACGACCGAGCAGGCCGGCCTGCTCCAGCCCGGCGACGCCAAGTCCGGCAGCCTCCTCCTGAAGGAGGACGGCGCCACCACCGAAGCCATCCGTCTCGGGATCGATGTCGACATCACGGTGTCCGGCCCGACGCTGCGCACGCGCGTCACGCAGGTCTTCCGTAACCCGACCAAGGACTGGGTCGAGGCGACCTATGTCTATCCGCTGGCCGCCGACGGCGCCGTCGACACGCTCAAGATGGTGGTCGGCGACCGCGTCATCGTCGGCGACATCAAGGAGCGGCAACAGGCGCGCGTGATCTACGAACAGGCGCGTCGCAACGGACAGAAGGCCGCGCTCACGGAGCAGGAGCGGACGAACATCTTCACCAATTCGGTCGCCAATATCGGCCCCGGCGAAACCGTGCTGGTGCAGATCGAATATCAAGAGCCGGTGCATCAATCCGGCAACGAATATTCGCTGCGCGTGCCGCTCGTGGTCGGGCCGCGCTACAATCCGGCGCCGATCGTGCAGAGCGTCGACTTCCGCAAGGACGGCTCCGGCTGGGGCGCAACCAGTTCCGATCCGGTGCCCGACCGTGACCGCATCTCGCCGCCGGTGCTCGATCCCGCCAAGAGTCCGCCGATCAATCCGACCAGCATCGCGGTGCACCTGAAAGCCGGCTTTGCGCTCGGCGAGGTGAAGAGCCACCATCACAACGTCAAGATCGAGAGCCCGGACAACACGACGCGAGTCGTGACGCTTGCCGACGGCACCGTGCCGGCCGACCGCGATTTCGAGCTGACCTGGAAGCCGGCGGCCGAGAAGGCGCCGTCGGTCGGCCTGTTCCGCGAGCATGTCGGCGACGCCGACTATCTGCTCGCCTTCGTCACGCCGCCGGCCGCCGAGCAGGCAACACAGAAGCCGCTGCCGCGCGAAGTGGTGTTCGTGATCGACAATTCGGGCTCGATGGGCGGCACCTCGATCGAACAGGCCAAGGCAAGCCTGCTCTATGCGCTCGGCCGTCTCCAGCCGAACGACCGCTTCAACGTGATCCGTTTCGACGACACCATGGACGTGCTGTTTCCGACCTCGGTGCCGGCCGATACCGCCCATGTCGGCGAAGCGACGTCATTCGTCGGCGCATTGCAGGCGCGTGGCGGCACCGAGATGGTGCCGGCGATGCGTGCGGCACTGACCGACAAGATCGGCGATACCAACATGGTTCGCCAGATCGTGTTCCTCACCGACGGCGCGATCGGCAACGAACAGCAATTGTTCGAGACCATCACCGCGATGCGCGGCCGCTCGCACATCTTCATGGTCGGCATCGGCTCCGCGCCCAACACCTATCTGATGACGCGGGCTTCCGAGCTCGGCCGCGGCGCCTTCACCCACATCGGCTCCGTCGAGCAGGTCGAGGAGCGCATGCGCGGCCTGTTCGCCAAGCTGGAGAACCCCGCCGTGACCGGCCTCACCGCAAAATTCTCCGACGCCAAAGCCGACGTCACGCCGGCGATCATTCCCGACATCTATCGCGATGAGCCGCTGGTGCTGGCCGCAAAACTCGACAAGCTCGCGGGTTCGCTGGAAATCAAGGGCCGCGTCGGCGACCGGCCGTGGTCGGTGACATTGCCGCTGCAAAATGCAGCCGAGGGCAAGGGCCTGTCAAAGCTCTGGGCCAGGCGCAAGATCGGCGACGCCGAGGTGGCGCGGACGCTCCGCGAGAAGACACCGGAAGACACGGACAAGGCGATTCTTGCGCTGGCGCTCGACCATCAGATCGTCACGCGACTGACCAGCCTTGTCGCGGTCGACAAGACGCCGAGCCGTCCTGAAGGCCAGCCGCTCAAGCTCAGCGAGCTTCCGATCAACCTGCCGGCAGGCTGGGATTTCGCGAAGGTGTTCGGCGAACGCCCGCAGCTGACGCCGACACAGTTGCGCGAGCGCCGCGCCGATGCAGGCCAGCCTGCAGCAAGGCGGCCGGCTCCTGTCACACCGGATGCGATCCGCCTGCCCAAGACCTCGACCTCAGCCGTGCTGAAGATGATCGCAGGTCTGGTCATGATCGTACTTGCCCTGATCCTGTTCGTGTTCAACCGGCGTCAGTCCTTGCTCACTGACGCCGCTTGA
- a CDS encoding class GN sortase — protein sequence MPRFVSPLVLVLVGAILFGDGAYIHAKAWLAQMLLVRAFDRSVATGQPVKPWSWADTWPVARIEVKRIGASAIVLDGTSGQALAFGPGHLHQTVDAGERGVAVYAAHCDTHFRFLRDVAIGDVIDVTRSDGKRFRYRADSSAVVRFDASGIDPATQDFELVLATCWPFDAVTSGPERYLLHATLIGDGE from the coding sequence ATGCCACGCTTCGTCTCCCCTCTGGTCCTCGTGTTGGTCGGCGCCATCCTGTTCGGCGACGGCGCCTACATCCACGCCAAGGCGTGGCTCGCGCAGATGCTCCTGGTGCGTGCGTTCGACCGGAGTGTTGCGACCGGCCAGCCGGTCAAGCCATGGTCCTGGGCCGATACCTGGCCGGTGGCGCGGATCGAGGTCAAGCGGATCGGCGCCAGCGCCATCGTGCTGGACGGCACGAGCGGACAGGCGCTTGCTTTCGGACCGGGCCATCTCCACCAAACGGTGGATGCCGGCGAGCGCGGCGTTGCTGTATATGCTGCCCATTGCGATACACATTTCCGCTTCCTGCGGGATGTTGCCATTGGTGACGTGATCGATGTCACACGCAGTGACGGCAAACGCTTTCGCTATCGCGCGGATTCCTCCGCGGTCGTCCGTTTCGACGCATCGGGCATCGATCCCGCAACGCAGGATTTCGAGCTTGTGCTTGCGACGTGCTGGCCGTTCGATGCCGTCACGTCGGGCCCCGAACGGTATCTGCTGCATGCCACCCTGATCGGGGATGGTGAATAG